From the Chryseobacterium sp. G0201 genome, the window AAACAATGTACCAACGTTCGAAAATCCAGGAAGAATCGATGCATTACGAATGGTTGAAACACACAGGAGAATATCCGATCATCGGTGTAAATACTTTCCTTGGAAAAGACGGTTCACCAACAGTTCGTCCGGGAGAAGTTATCCGTTCGACTGAGGAAGAAAAACAGGTTCAGATTGAAACGCTTCATAATTTCCAACAATCTAATGAAGATAAATCCGAAGCCGCTTTAAAAACTTTACAATACGCTGCCATCAATCAACAGAATTTATTTAACGTAATGATGGATGCCGTTAAATATTGCTCACTTGGGCAAATCACCAATGCTTTGTTTGAAGTAGGTGGTAAGTACAGAAGAAACATGTAACGGCAGTGCCGTAGACAATTATTGACTACTAACTGTATCAACAATTATCAATTAAACCTCAAGGAATTTTCTTTGAGGTTTTTTTGTACTAATTTTATGAATGAATTTCTATTTTTACAACACAATAATTCTCAATGAAGCCCAAAGCCATTTTCAACTGGAGCAGCGGAAAAGATTCTGCCCTTGCCTTATATAAAACCTTACAAGAAAACCGTTTTGAGATCACTTCCCTTCTTACGAGTGTGAACGAAGAATTTCAACGGATTTCTATGCATGGCGTTCATAAAGATCTTTTGCAACAACAGGCTTCAAGTCTCGGAATTCCATTAATGACAATGCAAATTCCCAAAGAACCGACAATGGAGCAATATCGTGAGATCATGATTTCAACGATGGATAAAATAAAATCTCAAGGAAATACACATTCAATTTTTGGAGATATTTTTTTGGAAGATCTCCGAAAATATCGTGAGGAACAATTACAATCTATCGGAATGGAAGCCGTTTTTCCACTCTGGAAAAATGATACAACCGAGCTCATTCATGAATTTTTAAATCTTGGTTTTAAAACAATAGTCACATGTGTGAATGAAACTTATTTAGATAAAAGCTTCGCAGGAAAAATTATTGATAAATATTTCATTAATGATTTACCCAAAACTGTTGATCCTTGTGGAGAAAACGGCGAATTTCACACCTTTACTTTTGACGGACCTATTTTTAAAAATCCAATTCAGTTTGAAATTGGAGAAACAATAAAGAAAACGTATCCCAAACCAAAATCAGAAGAAAATGACGCTGATGGAGAATATGTTTTCTGGTTTTGTGATCTGATCTCGAAATA encodes:
- a CDS encoding diphthine--ammonia ligase, with protein sequence MKPKAIFNWSSGKDSALALYKTLQENRFEITSLLTSVNEEFQRISMHGVHKDLLQQQASSLGIPLMTMQIPKEPTMEQYREIMISTMDKIKSQGNTHSIFGDIFLEDLRKYREEQLQSIGMEAVFPLWKNDTTELIHEFLNLGFKTIVTCVNETYLDKSFAGKIIDKYFINDLPKTVDPCGENGEFHTFTFDGPIFKNPIQFEIGETIKKTYPKPKSEENDADGEYVFWFCDLISK